From Natrinema salaciae, the proteins below share one genomic window:
- a CDS encoding helix-turn-helix domain-containing protein has product MTDSDQERELLEVTLDIWHPECWGIASTDEVGSGLVGHGAAVDGRSGYERCTIYGDSREHVEQAIDVAYESPFIRTIRQVEDAVPHYGRQSLIGRTAQDVFIEYDATEGMGAAFLSQGFVLNSSYRIENGLETWELLVYTTRSSFERTLDDIRKERDADITLTRLSPASSPSPVTSRHRQQELTPRQREALTVARKRGYYEWPRAVSVQDLATELDVSKATFLEHLRNAEAKLLGDGH; this is encoded by the coding sequence ATGACCGATTCCGATCAGGAACGAGAATTGCTCGAAGTGACGCTCGACATTTGGCATCCCGAGTGTTGGGGAATCGCTTCGACGGACGAAGTCGGAAGTGGACTCGTCGGTCACGGTGCCGCGGTCGACGGAAGGTCTGGATACGAACGGTGCACAATCTATGGTGATTCCAGGGAACACGTCGAGCAAGCAATCGACGTGGCATACGAGTCACCGTTCATCAGGACCATCAGACAAGTTGAGGACGCCGTACCTCATTACGGCCGGCAGTCACTAATCGGCCGGACGGCACAGGACGTGTTCATCGAGTACGATGCCACCGAGGGAATGGGCGCTGCATTTCTCTCTCAGGGCTTCGTGCTGAACAGTTCCTATCGAATCGAAAACGGGCTCGAAACGTGGGAGCTGCTGGTCTATACGACGCGGTCGTCGTTCGAGCGGACGCTGGATGATATCCGGAAGGAACGTGACGCAGACATTACCCTTACACGCCTCTCTCCAGCGTCATCTCCATCGCCAGTAACATCTCGTCATCGTCAGCAGGAGCTTACTCCCCGTCAACGCGAAGCGCTCACGGTGGCTCGAAAGCGGGGATACTACGAGTGGCCGCGGGCCGTGTCTGTACAGGACCTGGCGACCGAACTCGACGTCTCGAAAGCGACGTTTCTCGAGCATTTACGCAACGCCGAAGCGAAGTTGCTCGGTGATGGCCACTAA